atgttttttagcgaaattctcctttcaagTCATTTTGAGGTCAAGTAAGTACTATCTTCATGAGAGGAGGATCCAAAAGGGAGAGTCAAAGGAAAACAAGATATAAAGAATGGAGCTAAGTGAAGGAAAATAAGCaagacatgaatttcgctcctaacccttccaaagggtccagagcgaaattctcaatttcacctaatttgctcatgatgaagatcAAGTTGTGAATTCCtaagccttggtggagagaaggctagcatgtgcttgtcttgggaggcattttggagtggagaaatgatggaatttgagcttaatcaagaatttcgctcctgacccttccaaagggtccagagcaaaatccttaaaacctctattttttccccaattttgcatcaaacctagtgttgattgagattagAGGTATCTTTAGGCATGCATTTTGTCACAAAATGTGGAGATTTTGCCCtagaatgcaaaattcgctcctgacccttcgaaagggtccaaAGCGTAATTCCTTATAGGTCTTGTttgttaattttagtactttcagattagtTGAAACccagaaaatcagaatttgttcttaactaggttaattagatttattgtttttcagatttaagcatagtaagaaatgaatgcaaaaagacaagacaaagttaccctcggaaaacctcctaggaggaaaaacccagccagaaaagatcctcagatctgattatggttttagattcaattaacaattacacacttatctggagtatagaagttgcagtcacaaggaagatgaTATAGAAGACTACACAACTAGTTTGTTGGCAGTGATCATGATTTGCAGTCCTTCTAACTTGTCTTACTGTGCATAACAAGGGTTAACTGCACCTTTCAACTAGTTCACAGTCCTTTGCTTGAGCCTTCAATGGAGATCATTGTCTTTGATGATAACTTGCTGTCTTAATGAAGTTCGCTGTGATCTAATTGGTGATCTGCTGCACATAAATGGAGTTTGTTGTGACCTAACTGATAATCTGCTGCATATGAATGAAGTTCGCTATGATCTGCTGCTTACAAAGGAGTTCGCTACTTGAGAATATATTTCGCATTTCCTTGAAACTGCATTGATCATATTGTGAGAAGTATATGCCTTATTTATAGGAGAGCAAACACTCCTAATCAAGTCGGCTTGAACCTTTTAATTtgtcaattaatttatttaatttcttttgtgTAGAGGATAGGGTCAGCCCTATCAAGGTGTAGCGTGGGGACCTTTTGGAGTAGCTGAAAGGTATAGGGCCTGGCCCTATATATTGGAGAAGGGGCTTGcccccttaggcggattccaatgttgcccaaggcaattggaatccgccaggcCCCAATTATAAACAACACTGCCCTTGGcctaggtccaaagcgaaatcctttttttggtctttttgggtgtcaaatcaatgatgtctttAGGAGAAAACGATTCAAGGGTCAAAGTGAAGTGCAAGGCTAAAGGAATGTGatttgagccaagaatgcaaatttcgctcctgacccttccaaagggtccaaagcgaaatccttatagggcctgtccctagagAGGATCTTGAACGAATTTCACtttaatgccttcttgttgatgacttaaggtaggaaatgctatgttgaattgcatttattatgtgtccttaatcaccttttggtttgttttgcagatggaagaagatcAGGACAAGTACGACCTATTCCAgtccattatcatcaaggacattccgagggcatggaggaggactcaaggtgcttctaaagcattggaagacttcaagtgttgcAAGCTAGCCTTAAGACCTCATTCTATCACATGAAGAAACCACTTGATGACAGAGAAGAATGACCTTACCAACACTTCAAGGCGAGATATGCTACCGGAGAAAGAAAACTTGACagtaaggaagcctcatcaagcatatgggagtcaaggaggtacatcattcatcgtgTCAAAAGACAGAAAAGAGATCAACCAAGACACaaacgtcagacaaggtggcatcccagtcatttttcctccagttggattggtccacctcagcatgtccagattcaatgtacctaactcctCGGAGACGATACAAACTttggtgtacctacccctgcttcctattggtcctcactcctggaatgtaattttctcattggctaaggaagtttgttacaaaaaaccctaattagggtttctatcctttaatcctagccattgattctaagtcagtcagagccgtcaatttgtaaagggctctctatataaagccttggctcctcatttgtaagggttaatggTCAGAGATTAGTtaatagttaggagttagcaaaaAGAGATAGAGATAGCATTTTagggtagagtagaaagagaaggcaaagattgttgccaagacattgttgcaaaagacatgtaaacttcattgaaggaatggtgaattctatgtgtcaattctacattttgcatggtctctatacttctcaaatttaatttcatgttattaaatgaatggaagaaattgtatgatcaatggtgaaatttgtatatccatactactagcggtttgttgattgcaaacttgccttgcgtagtcaactggaatcattcagcttaagcttaacttcaattatcgcttcttcattgatatgcaacgacctaatggtgtctatgcttgtagcagtGATATGagcatcataaagctttccttagaagatcacactaaccttgtggagatgatcctagcatgtcaaagcaagacttagttaaagtttcatcaaaggtcatctattgctcctacattcttagtgttagaattagatccttctccaacccttatccttttcccttttttaaaaatcaaggatcagtaaagacccacATTCCaatgatatccaaagcaaatcagacgctcgggtcatcgaatgtaagtccccttgtgattccagcaaaatcacatcataccacaagagcttatccacacatagagaacctacaatcagaaccttggagctactccgattgatccttctgcgagatcttcagcattcggggaaactttattcaagagaagataaggtacctttaggtattttattttgtgtttggtcgtgtacaaaagacacatcaacaggacCACTGAATGCATCAacactaagaaggggacattacagtagaTTACTAGAAGAAACTATGAATTTAATTTGtatcaacattttagatcacatttcgtgatctatcatcagaatgaGGAAAAAGAGATGGGTGAAATGCAAACATAACTCAACAAAAAAGCCTCTGATGCCAAGTGGTGAGTCTAGAAGCTTGAGAAAGGTGATTAATGTTAATAGAAAGAaataagataagaaaataaagatgcaGAAGATGGGAAGTGCTAAAAATGATAATGACAATAATGATAATACTAATAAAAATAAACATGATagtaataaaagatagtaaaaaataaataaataataacattGTGATGatgatataaataattataataacaataataatcttAAGATAATGATGATGTAACAAAGGAGAGGAAAGGGGAAGGGAGGAGAACCAGTAGAAAAgatagttgaaagaagaagaaaagagaatctttgaaatgatgaaaaatgggaagtgaagaagaggaggaaaaggggaGTTGAAATGAATCACAAGAAAGAAGGAACGCGTGGGGAGTTGAAATAGATCACAAGAAAGAAGGAACGAGTGAAAAGATGACAAATAATAGTAACAAAGGATGAtgtcaataaaataaaaataataataaggagaaataagaagataaaataaataataatgagaAAAAATGATAATCAAAGAAATAATAAGGCAAGAGACAAAAGGAAAAGGGAGTGGGGGAAATAGAGAAAGATGGTGGAAATTATGGAGGGAAGTGAAGTAAGAAGAGGGGTGAAAATTTATACTgatgaagaaaataaaagaaatcaagaggaaaagATAGGGATAGGTAAAGAAATGTAACAACAGAAGGATGAGAAAATGTATATGGAAAAGGGAAGCAATTTGAGAAAAAAGACAATAATATTTCCTTTTGTGTGTACTTGCTTTGCAAGATCACCACTTTCTCTCTCTGTTGCTGATTCCCTGATCAGCTGTCTTGTAATTTTTATTCTTCtttccaataaaaaaataaaaatcagtaGCTATTTTTCAGATAGAGTACTATTCTTTCTAAACAGTACTTCGTAATATTTCTCTTTATGTGTATATAGTTATTTTCTGTATATCGCCTCTTCACATGATTCTGTTATTAAGAAATTAGTGACCCTTTTTACCCATATTGCTATTTAACCAAGCAATTATTTTGAAATATAGGTATACTTGAGCATGAAGCTTCATTTTGCACGTGTGCCATCAAAGTGCTATTTTGTAAAAATTCATCATTTGAACAAGCCTAATCGTGCTCTTTTGGAGTGTATTAAAGAAAAGTGGATTGAAGAGAATGGTCTGTTACCCAGTGGTAATGACAATGGTCCTCAACAAAAAATTTGGGAAAATCCTCTTGACTGCAAACCTTTGATGACAGGTATTAATATGTTTCTTTATGTTGGACTATTCTGGTATTCCTTTTCTGGCCTTGCATTAGATCACTATCCACTTTCAGTATCTCATATTTTATAATTGACTAGTGTTAATAATTTCATGGAAAAGATAAAGTTATTGTCATTTTCTATTTTAAACTTCACTGCATTTTTGAGTAATTATTTTCATGGAAAATATAAGGAACATTAAATTGGATGAAACTATTGTTTTCTTGTGCCTACGTTGCAGAAGAAGAGAATAAGTTGTTGGAAACTGATCCTGGTACTCAACAGGCCAAAATTTTGAAGAATGTCGCTAGAAGAATAGAAAAAGAACTTGATGCCACATACAAAGAGCGTAATTGTAACGAAAAGTTTTGGTTTGATCCTAAACTAAAGGAGAAGGGTTTACTAGAATTGCGAAATAAAAAGCCAAACCAATCTGTGCCTACTTCCGTTCCAAAACCTAAATCTGCATCTTAAGTGTCTTATTTTTAATTGTATTGAAGTTTTCCCATGACATGCTAGATGTAATGTCTAAATTAAAAATGAATAATAAAGTTATAGATCTTTCAAATGTTTCTAGATTAGTGAGGTGATTAAGAAAACTTTAcccaaaaaataaatcaaaaagcaAGGATTTATGTCAAATTTAGTTCGAATCTGTCTTAACAGAAGGGCATGGATGAATGACATATGAGATGAGTTGTAAGGAAGAAAGGGCATATTTTGACTAAACAAACTAGTGTTAAATGACTCCAACCAATTCCATTGTACTTAAAACCAACGATTCTTATATTTGCTCAGCAGTTTCTTGCTTACCTTTTTTTACCTTCATTTGATAATGGTTGCTTTACTGATATCTGTATTATTTTGTAACTAGAGGATCATTGTGCatcaattaatattaataatttaataaaaagaaGTATCCTAGGCCAATGGGGCCATGATTCACTGCTGAGTTTGGTAGAGTTTCATGTCCAACAAGGTTCCATATTTGTTGAGGTCTGCTCCACCCAAATGGCATGTGAATAAGAAAAATGAAAATGGGAAGTCCCCAACAACTTTGACCAAATAGATACCTACAGGTGTGGCATCAATGGCAAAAGGAAGTTGGAGTTGACTAACCAAATCAAGATATGGAGGTTAGAGATCTGAAAATGTAAATCTCTACACATCAAAAGCAACTTCATTGCTCTGACTCTGCACTGGATCCTTCATCTTCAAGACAatataatttgaaatataattctgAGACAAAACCTAGGACTTAATAATTTACACAATATTTGCTGTTTTTATTTTTGTAGATAAATGGATAATGCTCTAGATCCTCCATCTTGTAGacaatataatgtgaaatataattCTAAGATAGAGCCTAGGGATCAGTAAGTTACTCAATGTTTATTTTTATCATAGAATGTGCATGGTCATGGTGCTCAGTTTGATCCATTTGGTGTATAATTGATACACCCTTAAATCCATTAGCTAACTACACTATAGTTCCTTTTGGTTCAAACCAATTGTCATTTCTCAACATTCCTACTAGGACTGTGTTGCATGGTGCACTTTGTTTTTTAGGTTGTATTGTTGGGTGCAACCTAGGTCCCATATTTTGAATTCAAATGTCAATTCCTTTGGATTGTACCACATGGCATGGCCTAGTTCCTAAATTTTGAAGTTCAAGGCTTCATCTCTTTGGATTGTATAGCATGGTGCAACTTAGTCCCCTAATGTCAAATTTCAAATCTCCATGTCTTATGATTACACTACATGGTGTGACCTGGTCCACATATTTCAAAATTCCTCTCTCCATGACCATTATCCTATTGGCTCACATGCCAACAATATCAATTTGAGAAACTATGAACTTGTATTAAGACACGTCTCTTAGGTCATTAC
The nucleotide sequence above comes from Cryptomeria japonica chromosome 11, Sugi_1.0, whole genome shotgun sequence. Encoded proteins:
- the LOC131049504 gene encoding uncharacterized protein LOC131049504 isoform X2 — encoded protein: MNAHWPRLVVCSTFQELSIRPHLVSHCNRPFLKLQVKSQATNDSLQNSISTEPKWKEKLAAADENAQRMRLQSQQVHEEYKRRIATLQRENLQGPKNACSLEELEFISYLDDEGLIVDKSASDAKASVYAIFDQNRTLQYVGISRQVYLSMKLHFARVPSKCYFVKIHHLNKPNRALLECIKEKWIEENGLLPSGNDNGPQQKIWENPLDCKPLMTEEENKLLETDPGTQQAKILKNVARRIEKELDATYKERNCNEKFWFDPKLKEKGLLELRNKKPNQSVPTSVPKPKSAS